From a single Populus trichocarpa isolate Nisqually-1 chromosome 17, P.trichocarpa_v4.1, whole genome shotgun sequence genomic region:
- the LOC18107425 gene encoding protein FLX-like 2 isoform X2 has translation MASKGRIPPPHLRRPLPGSGIVHPDSFGSGLRLPQGPFPPFEMLPPPEVMEQKIAAQHGEMQRLATENQRLAATHGTLRQELAAAQHELQLLHAHIGAVKAEREQQMRGLVDNIGKMETELKDAEPVRLELQQARVEAENLLVTRQELVSKIHQLSQDLHRAQVDVQQIPALMSELEGLRQEYQRCRVSYDYEKKLFHDHLEQLQTMEKNYITMSRELEKLRSELTKTANVDIRNGGPYGGPAGNESEASGHPAGKNIYEDGYGIPQSQGHPALHNSGAANIGAVGNASAGTATPYAGAQSGAAPSKPGYEAPRGPAYEPPKVPGYDASRLPGYDMQRGHGYDAQRGPGYDAQRVPGYDPQRLAVYDIQRGHAYDAQRGQGYDAQRLPNYHASRGAGYDAAASRGAAGPQGHVAPPANNMPYGSATPPTHSGSGYEAPARGVAGPHGQMAAGNNMPYGSATPPTRSGSVYEASARAPNPARR, from the exons ATGGCGAGTAAAGGTCGAATTCCACCTCCTCATTTAAGGCGTCCTCTTCCAGGATCTGGTATAGTTCATCCTGATTCATTTGGCTCAGGACTACGTCTGCCGCAAGGCCCTTTTCCTCCTTTTGAGATGTTGCCTCCCCCGGAAGTTATGGAACAGAAGATTGCTGCACAACATGGAGAGATGCAAAGACTTGCAACGGAGAACCAGAGACTTGCAGCAACTCATGGAACCTTGAGACAAGAACTTGCTGCTGCTCAACATGAGTTGCAGTTATTACATGCTCACATTGGAGCTGTCAAGGCTGAAAGAGAGCAACAAATGAGGGGACTTGTGGATAATATAGGCAAGATGGAAACTGAATTGAAAGACGCAGAGCCTGTAAGGTTGGAATTGCAGCAGGCACGGGTAGAGGCTGAGAATTTGCTTGTAACGAGGCAGGAACTTGTGTCTAAAATTCATCAGTTGAGTCAGGATCTTCACAGGGCCCAGGTAGATGTGCAGCAGATTCCTGCTCTGATGTCAGAACTCGAGGGTCTCAGACAGGAATATCAACGATGCAG GGTTTCATATGATTACGAGAAGAAATTATTTCATGACCACCTTGAGCAACTTCAGACGATGGAGAAGAACTATATCACAATGTCTAGGGAATTGGAAAAGCTTAGATCAGAATTGACTAAAACAGCGAATGTTGATATAAGAAATG GAGGGCCTTATGGTGGCCCCGCTGGGAACGAGAGTGAGGCATCTGGGCATCCGGcaggaaaaaatatatacgaAGATGGCTATGGCATTCCGCAAAGCCAG GGACATCCTGCTCTTCATAACTCTGGTGCTGCAAATATTGGTGCTGTTGGTAATGCTAGTGCTGGTACTGCGACTCCTTATGCTGGGGCTCAATCTGGTGCTGCGCCCTCAAAACCTGGTTATGAGGCACCAAGAGGCCCTGCCTATGAGCCACCAAAAGTACCTGGTTATGATGCATCAAGATTGCCTGGCTATGATATGCAAAGGGGACACGGATATGATGCTCAGAGAGGGCCTGGATATGATGCTCAGAGAGTACCCGGTTATGATCCACAGAGACTTGCTGTTTATGACATTCAGAGAGGACATGCATATGATGCACAAAGAGGACAAGGTTATGATGCGCAGAGACTACCTAATTATCATGCATCCAGGGGTGCTGGCTATGATGCAGCAGCATCCAGGGGTGCCGCTGGGCCACAAGGGCATGTGGCACCACCTGCAAACAATATGCCATACGGGTCTGCAACTCCACCAACTCATTCTGGAAGTGGGTACGAAGCACCAGCTAGAGGTGTCGCCGGACCACATGGGCAAATGGCAGCTGGAAACAACATGCCTTACGGGTCTGCAACGCCACCAACTCGTTCTGGTAGTGTGTATGAGGCATCGGCTAGAGCTCCAAACCCTGCCAGGAGATGA
- the LOC18107425 gene encoding protein FLX-like 2 isoform X1, with translation MASKGRIPPPHLRRPLPGSGIVHPDSFGSGLRLPQGPFPPFEMLPPPEVMEQKIAAQHGEMQRLATENQRLAATHGTLRQELAAAQHELQLLHAHIGAVKAEREQQMRGLVDNIGKMETELKDAEPVRLELQQARVEAENLLVTRQELVSKIHQLSQDLHRAQVDVQQIPALMSELEGLRQEYQRCRVSYDYEKKLFHDHLEQLQTMEKNYITMSRELEKLRSELTKTANVDIRNVAGGPYGGPAGNESEASGHPAGKNIYEDGYGIPQSQGHPALHNSGAANIGAVGNASAGTATPYAGAQSGAAPSKPGYEAPRGPAYEPPKVPGYDASRLPGYDMQRGHGYDAQRGPGYDAQRVPGYDPQRLAVYDIQRGHAYDAQRGQGYDAQRLPNYHASRGAGYDAAASRGAAGPQGHVAPPANNMPYGSATPPTHSGSGYEAPARGVAGPHGQMAAGNNMPYGSATPPTRSGSVYEASARAPNPARR, from the exons ATGGCGAGTAAAGGTCGAATTCCACCTCCTCATTTAAGGCGTCCTCTTCCAGGATCTGGTATAGTTCATCCTGATTCATTTGGCTCAGGACTACGTCTGCCGCAAGGCCCTTTTCCTCCTTTTGAGATGTTGCCTCCCCCGGAAGTTATGGAACAGAAGATTGCTGCACAACATGGAGAGATGCAAAGACTTGCAACGGAGAACCAGAGACTTGCAGCAACTCATGGAACCTTGAGACAAGAACTTGCTGCTGCTCAACATGAGTTGCAGTTATTACATGCTCACATTGGAGCTGTCAAGGCTGAAAGAGAGCAACAAATGAGGGGACTTGTGGATAATATAGGCAAGATGGAAACTGAATTGAAAGACGCAGAGCCTGTAAGGTTGGAATTGCAGCAGGCACGGGTAGAGGCTGAGAATTTGCTTGTAACGAGGCAGGAACTTGTGTCTAAAATTCATCAGTTGAGTCAGGATCTTCACAGGGCCCAGGTAGATGTGCAGCAGATTCCTGCTCTGATGTCAGAACTCGAGGGTCTCAGACAGGAATATCAACGATGCAG GGTTTCATATGATTACGAGAAGAAATTATTTCATGACCACCTTGAGCAACTTCAGACGATGGAGAAGAACTATATCACAATGTCTAGGGAATTGGAAAAGCTTAGATCAGAATTGACTAAAACAGCGAATGTTGATATAAGAAATG TTGCAGGAGGGCCTTATGGTGGCCCCGCTGGGAACGAGAGTGAGGCATCTGGGCATCCGGcaggaaaaaatatatacgaAGATGGCTATGGCATTCCGCAAAGCCAG GGACATCCTGCTCTTCATAACTCTGGTGCTGCAAATATTGGTGCTGTTGGTAATGCTAGTGCTGGTACTGCGACTCCTTATGCTGGGGCTCAATCTGGTGCTGCGCCCTCAAAACCTGGTTATGAGGCACCAAGAGGCCCTGCCTATGAGCCACCAAAAGTACCTGGTTATGATGCATCAAGATTGCCTGGCTATGATATGCAAAGGGGACACGGATATGATGCTCAGAGAGGGCCTGGATATGATGCTCAGAGAGTACCCGGTTATGATCCACAGAGACTTGCTGTTTATGACATTCAGAGAGGACATGCATATGATGCACAAAGAGGACAAGGTTATGATGCGCAGAGACTACCTAATTATCATGCATCCAGGGGTGCTGGCTATGATGCAGCAGCATCCAGGGGTGCCGCTGGGCCACAAGGGCATGTGGCACCACCTGCAAACAATATGCCATACGGGTCTGCAACTCCACCAACTCATTCTGGAAGTGGGTACGAAGCACCAGCTAGAGGTGTCGCCGGACCACATGGGCAAATGGCAGCTGGAAACAACATGCCTTACGGGTCTGCAACGCCACCAACTCGTTCTGGTAGTGTGTATGAGGCATCGGCTAGAGCTCCAAACCCTGCCAGGAGATGA